Proteins encoded within one genomic window of Glycine soja cultivar W05 chromosome 1, ASM419377v2, whole genome shotgun sequence:
- the LOC114421029 gene encoding probable galacturonosyltransferase-like 2: MATSAAPKPNQYYFFTLILHFCLLLIISTSTTQQRFKQAPKFYNSPSCPTIRLSPTDTCSDEAVHVAMTLDVTYLRGSMAAILSVLQHSSCPENIIFHFVTAASSSLLNRTLSTSFPYLKFQIYPFDDAAAVSGLISTSIRSALDCPLNYARNYLANLLPSCVLKIVYLDSDLVLVDDIAKLAATPLGDNNNTVLAAPEYCNANFSAYFTPSFWSNPSLSLTFAGRTPCYFNTGVMVIHLQRWRAGDYTTKIQEWMELQKRMRIYELGSLPPFLLVFAGNIVPVDHRWNQHGLGGDNFRGLCRDLHPGPVSLLHWSGKGKPWARLDANRPCPLDALWAPYDLLLTPFALEA; the protein is encoded by the coding sequence ATGGCCACTAGTGCTGCACCCAAACCCAACCAATATTATTTCTTCACATTAATCCTTCATTTCTGTCTCCTCCTTATCATTTCCACATCCACTACTCAACAACGCTTCAAACAAGCCCCCAAATTCTACAACTCCCCCAGCTGTCCCACCATTCGCCTCTCACCCACCGACACGTGTTCCGACGAGGCAGTCCACGTGGCCATGACCCTGGACGTAACCTACCTCCGCGGCTCCATGGCCGCCATCCTCTCCGTCCTCCAACATTCCTCCTGCCCCGAAAACATCATCTTCCACTTCGTCACCGCCGCCTCCTCCTCCCTCCTCAACCGCACCCTCTCCACCTCCTTCCCCTACCTCAAATTCCAAATCTACCCCTTCGACGACGCCGCCGCCGTCTCCGGCCTCATCTCCACCTCCATCCGCTCCGCCCTGGACTGCCCCCTCAACTACGCCCGCAACTACCTCGCCAACCTCCTCCCCTCCTGCGTCCTCAAAATCGTCTACCTGGACTCCGACCTCGTTCTCGTCGACGACATCGCAAAACTCGCCGCCACCCCCCTCGGAGACAACAACAACACCGTCCTCGCCGCCCCCGAATACTGCAACGCCAACTTCAGCGCCTACTTCACCCCATCCTTCTGGTCCAACCCCTCCCTCTCCCTCACCTTCGCCGGCCGCACCCCCTGCTACTTCAACACCGGCGTCATGGTCATTCACTTGCAACGCTGGCGTGCCGGGGACTATACCACCAAGATCCAGGAGTGGATGGAGCTCCAGAAGAGAATGCGGATCTACGAACTCGGATCGTTGCCTCCGTTTTTGCTCGTTTTCGCGGGAAACATAGTCCCCGTGGATCACAGGTGGAACCAACACGGCCTCGGCGGGGATAACTTCCGCGGGCTTTGCAGAGACTTGCATCCGGGCCCGGTCAGCCTCCTGCATTGGAGTGGCAAGGGCAAGCCCTGGGCCCGCCTCGACGCCAACCGCCCTTGTCCCTTGGATGCCTTATGGGCTCCCTACGATCTTCTCCTAACTCCTTTCGCTCTTGAAGCCTAG